Genomic DNA from Channa argus isolate prfri chromosome 10, Channa argus male v1.0, whole genome shotgun sequence:
CTAAAGTTGACTCGTCCTTTATTGATTTGACCTGCTTTACCTCTGATAGTGTTTGAAAGACAGAAGCAAAATAACTCAGATTTAACCACTGCGGCTGTTTTTTGGCACCAGTCAATATCTCAGGATCAGATATGGTTTCTAGAAACTCCTTTAAAGTGCAGCTGTCTCTTGGAACGAGATTTAGGAGGATTTTTACGAggatcaaaataaaacaatgttattttacaaatgCTTTTCTTAGAAGCATGGTTCCTGCTTACAGGTGTTTCTGAAGACTAATTTTTGTTCCTTCACTCTGCTGCTGAGCTCTAATGCTGTCATCACCAATGAGCCACACTGTTGCTCATGCTGACATGTTCCACACGCACTGTAATTTAAGTCAGTCCCACATTCGCCATCCGTCTGCTGAAAATGCATATTGGTGAATTTTgatctccatctcctcctgtcCATATGTCGTAAAGTCCTTGGGTGAGACACCGAACCCCAGGTTGCTCCCAAGCGACCGGGCGAGCACCTTGCATAACAGCTGCTGTCAGCactgtgcgcgtgtgtgtactgtgtatgtgtatggtggtaaatgagaagcaatgttGAACCAATTTGGGTATAGATAAGGTAGAAAGGTGCTGAATAATTGCCGATCATATTAAATGATTATGGTAAAtgattatataaaacaatttttaacaCTTTGATTCTTACTGTTGTAGCCCAGTGACCCACATCCCTCCTCCCGATCAATCGGTTGAATTTCTGGCATGTCACAAATTTTGTTCGGCTGTCTCGTGGTGTAAGCTGTTCCCTTGATTCCCTGTATAGCTGCTCTCAAAATATGTTATAAACAGGGGTGAACTGGTTCAAACATTATTGGAGTAACATTAGTGCCTCACATTATGGTTACACCACCCAGTGGTTTAATGTTATGGCTAATTACAGACTGCTGTGATACACAGAACTCTGCTGGAAAACAGAGACACGACCCATCTACCGCTTCATATTTTCTTGTTCTCCTTTCAGTGTAGAATCAAAGAAGTGAAGCTATATTTGTCTCCTTTTGTCAACACTAAGGATCGAGTCTTCTTGTTTGAATAAACTCTATTGTGATTAACAAGGCGACTGACTGATTCATGCAGCGTGAGCAATGAAGTTGGAGGTTATGGCAGAGCCGGAAGGACGATTGAAACGTGTAACTGGACTTAATACATCAAACATGATTGATAGAAGCCACACAGTGTCTGCCCATCTTAACTGGGAGGAAGCaaggaaaaaaatggaggaAATAGTGTTTATACGGATAAAGTAGTTCTGTCCCAAACTTTAACCTAATGGTAAGTGAACAGGCCTGTTACAGGTTCAGTGAGTGTCCTTGGTGCCCTTCGTGTCAGAGGTGATGACTGTACACTGTCTGTATCCTCAGCTGGCTGCTATGTCGTGCAGGCACAACATGTTTTGTGAGAGCTGAGACTCTGACTCTCACTTTTTATCGAGTGTAAAAAGTCGCACTTTCCTGCAACCGTGACCACTGCACATCACTGTCTGCCTTTACACAAATACGACTTACGGTTCGTGCACGAGGTTTTAGGACTATGGGTGGATCAAAGAATCCCGAGgcctgtgttttattcatttatgcaAAACTGGCCTCTGAGAGTTGTAGAGGGTCTGTGTTCTTTTACAAATCGGTGTGGATCTGTCTACTGAGTATTGtacaactgtgtgttttttgtgtttttggggCAACCGATGTGGACTCGGCGTGCAGGGATCTATCCAACAACAGACTGATGGCGATCCCCCCCAATCTCTTTGTCTTACTGGGGGATTTGCTCCAACTGTGAGTTCTATTTTCACAAATACACTGAAATATAATGTTATGTATTTGAACATATCTATTCCATGAAATCTTAATAGAGACTGACTTTTAATTCAGGCAGAGAATGAAAATGGATTAATCAGTGTTGATCATTTTACAAATAACCTATTTGGGATTTACCACAGAGAAGAGTTCAGTATATTGGGTGACATTGGATTAGACTCCAGCATTAAACTGGATATGCAATTTTTGTGAGTCACCTGTAAATAAACATACTTTAGTGACTTTAGTCTGTCCAAcaagtgtctgtgtgagaggaaGGGGATATGGAAGACCTAGAGTAGGACTGTGGATATATGAACcagcaaacaaagcagcattagtTGCTATGTTCTCACCACGGTTTTCACAGCTTCACTTgcaaactgtagctttaaagcTGTGATACAGTATAAATTAAgcagtaaagtaaaagtgcacCGGATGACGTTTTCTTTTTCCCGCCTTGAACCAAACTACTGCAGAAAAATGCCCACCTCATTAATGTTCATGTTCTATACCTGATTTTCACTCCTTGTATATTTTCTAGGAATATTTCATATAATCCCATTGTGGAGCTCCAAGATGACCACTTTGACAAATTGCATAAGCTGAAGTCACTGTAAGTATACTGTACTTTGAGGTATGCTGAGTACCTCCTGCAACTAATTACCACCTCCCGTCCTTCTGTGTGGTGGGAGGCACTGGGAGAACTCCCCCATTGTGTTTCGACGTAAATGGGGAGAAGAGCAAACGGACACAGTGTGCGATCGAGCTGAATAGTGACAATGACATAAAGCCCTTGACACTCTTGAGGGAGGTCATTATTATTTCAGCGTTGTCCTGTCGCGTGAGAGTCACAGTGTTTGCTGTAATGggttttctgtgttatttgGTTATAATGTGGTTAATGTGGCCTTTCTTTTGAGACTTATGCATGAGTTCACACGAAGGGTCAAAATCTGTGTCAGCACATAACAGAAGATGCATCTGGACTTTTAATATTTCTCAGTTAGTCCTTGGAGGGGACCTTTGGTGAAGAGTGCACGTGTGTTTTTTTGAACATGCAACTAATCAATGTACTGAagtatgtctgtttgtgtggcgtctaacaaagaaaaaaccttttttatttcataggAGCATTGAGGGGATAGAAATAGGAAACATACAAAGGCGGATGTTTGAACCTCTCAAATACTTGACTCATATGTAAGTACGCCATTGTCATGTTCCATGTTTATGCAGTTAATCCTCATAATTTGATCTGGACTGTCATGTGGACCATAGGCCTTTCGCACATTTTTCTAACATCATCAGGATGTCAGGATTCTGTTCCAACTGCAGATGATAAGTCAGGCTTGCTCTAATCCCTGTACTCTGTGGGTAAAACAGCTCGAGATACACACCCGGACTTCCTGGATAGCATACAACAGAGGGAAAATAAATTCCTTTTCATCCTTGAGTCAAATCGCATAAGCTATTCAAggattggtgtttttttttttttttttttttttttttttttaagttctagtaagatacagtttgttttgctacagtaaaacatgtcTTCTTCAACATCTCTCGACACAAAGATAGTAGTGTATCtactgaaaatacacacacaatgttttCAGAAGAActatttcttttgatttaaaaataaataaagagcagTTCCAAAAATGGATGCAGTATGTTGAAATCCAAACAATGTTTGTGCAGTGATGTGAGCCAGTTGGTCGGTTGCTACACCTCTTTGGTCCAGATTGAATATCTTTTAATAGCTTTTGGATATATTTGCCACGAAGCGTCGCAAACTTGCATGAAATTCATATATGTAATAGGTGGGTTGTTGTCAATTtccaacaaaatacaaaagatcACCACAGTGCTTGGTTAAGAACAAATCAGAAGAAGCTTttcttggtttgtgttttttcctcttttactcTCTACCACCACAGCTACTTCAAGAAGTTCCAGTACTGTGGCTACGCTCCTCATGTGCGCAGCTGCAAGCCCAACACTGACGGCATCTCATCCTTTGAGGACCTGCTGGCCAACATTGTGCTAAGGGTCTTTGTGTGGGTGGTGTCCGCCGCCACCTGCTTCGGCAACCTCTTCGTCATCTGCATGCGCTCGTACATCCGCTCGGAGAACAAACTCCACGCCATGTGCATCATTTCGCTCTGCTGTAAGTCACTTTGCCCAGCTTTATATCCGAACCACCATAGAACATTACTTACAGTGCAGGTCTGCTATTTGCTACCcaataatacaaattttaaaaatatgacaaacGTGAGGCTGCTTGTCCAATTCAgccacatttatatttataacttCATTATGTGTATAGACCTGACTATAGTCTCTTTATGCCACATTCAATTACAGAAGGCTTTTCCATCATAAAGTGTTTTTCCTAGGGCAAGaaaggaaaaattaaataactaaataaagtaAAGGGCAAAATGAGATAAAACGAgattaagtaaaattaaaaaaaacatcaagcaaaacaaaacacagataataGAATGGAAATAATAGCGCAGAAATAAATCAAAGACACAGGCAAACGGCAGAGATTTCAGTTAAGATTTGAAAGTAGCTAAAAGGGAAAATGACAAATTCTCCAAGACGCAAAGTGCCGGGTCCCTGCTTCCGATGTTGACAGACTTTTGTCCTCAGTAGCAAATGAAGTTGAAATGAGTGTATTTATCTTGAGGTTTTATCAAAAGTGGTTtcatattacacacacaaacgctcATTAATTGAAAAACTAACAAAGGTATTATGAAATCTGATACTGATTTAGCATATTTACATAGTCAGCTAACTGCTCAAGGATAACAGTTCAGTGAAGTCTGCGGTTGAGTCAGTAATTGCATTTTCGGTGACTCATCTGCCAAGATAACAGAAGACTTCCTTCCCACAGCTCGTGCCCATAATAAAACACATGGGACGTACATGCTTAATGTTCAGTAACACAGTAACCATATGCTCATGGTGACATGGCTTTTCTTTAAGTGGAAAGTCTGCTGAGAACATGTAAAGCAGAAATTGAATGTCACAGCAGATATCTGCTCTTTGCTGCGACATCATTTGCTGCTGAAAGCCACACAGGAGACAGCAGTTGTTATTCATTATCTCACTATAGGGCTCACTTGCTTAATACAGTGACCTTTAAAGGCTTATGACTagaatttcagtgttttctgttgcaCACTACACTCTGATGTTGGAGATGCGACAAAAAGGGCTTAGGGTAATAAACACACTTTTCTAGATGTTTTTCATCCTTTACCGACAATAGATTACATCCTTTCATGCAAGTAGGATACTGCAAGTAGGAGTTGAGCCCGTCGATAAATGTTGATGGCTTAATGTTACCTTGAGCCTCTAGTGTCTGAATCTAGCCCCTATTTTCCATTAGTTCTTTCTCATGTTCcaggctttttaaaatgatgtccacacaaaaacacaaacagaatggAAAAGGAACCgcgcgtgtatgtgtgtgcgtgtcaaAATGCAGGTTAAGGTCAACCAGGTTATCCCATATTGCAGGTGCAGATGGGCTGATGGGCATCTACCTCTTCATGATTGGCGCCTATGACTTGAAGTTTCGTGGCGAGTATAACCGCCACGCTCAGGCCTGGATGGACAGCGGCCAGTGTCAGGTCATCGGCTCGTTGGCCATGCTGTCCACTGAGGTATCCGTCCTGCTCCTTACTTACCTCACTCTGGAGAAATACATCTGCATCGTCTACCCTTTTAAATACTTGACCCCTGGCAGGCGACGAACTGTCACCATCCTTCTCAGCATCTGGGTGTTTGGCTTTATCATTGCCTTCCTGCCACTGGTCTGCAAGGGATTGTTTCGCAATTTCTATGGGACCAATGGCGTCTGCTTCCCACTGCATTCGGAGCAACCTGAGACACTGTGGGCCCATGTTTACTCCATCGTCATTTTCCTGGGTAGGGATTTGTTACTTTCTGTTGCTCTCTGATCAatgctgtaaatgtacagtgtGAGTGTCTTTGTATCCACTGTTTGAGTCGTATGATAATCCAGAAACTAACCAAACGTCTCTCTGTAGGTCTGAACCTGGTGGCCTTCCTCATCATCGTCCTATCCTATGCAAGCATGTTCTATAACATCCAGAGAACAGGCACTCAGACCACGAAGTACAGCAACCACATCAAGAAAGAGGTGACCATCGCCAAAAGGTTCTTCTCTATCGTCATCACTGACTCCCTTTGCTGGATCCCGATTTTCGTCCTCAAGATCCTGTCACTGCTGCAGGTGGAGATTCCCGGTATAGTAGAAGTGCTCTGACCGTTTAAAGGAATATTTTCATGAAAAGCCTACATTTTGAGTATCCGATTACACCCTCTTAGCAGGCTTGCACTATGGTTTCTAGCCGGTTCAATCACAGCAGCAGTCACCTTGGATTTACAGGAGTGGATTGAGAGTACAATGGTTTAAAGTAGAAACCAATCAAATGTCCCCAATAGTACAGAATTTAGCTTCTAGACTATTCTAGATAATATATTAAACTTTTGGCTTCCCCACGTATTTGATTTAGGATTGTCCAGGCTCCATTTTGGCCTCTCCAAAAGCTGTTGTTTTGATTTAACACTTGAGGGAATTATGCTGTCTCCATCACAACACATAAGCTCCAGATTGAGCTGATAAGCTTTTGTTGTCTTTCTcaaaactgctttttaaatccTGCTCCTTTTTGTGCTTCATATCTCGTGTGTTTTTTCACACCCAACAACTCgtattttttctgctttaattttatttctgttatctCAGTATTCACTTGAAatagttttcacatttgtttgtaacatttgttctaaaaccatttaaattacattacatgtcatTTGCAAGACGCTTTTTGTCCAAAGCGAAACAAAAGTGAGGAACAAAGTGAgcaaaaaaaagtcaggaagGAGAAAgatgtcattaaaaatgttttcaggttAGAGACCAGTGAGTGTCAGATAAGGGGGGATTTTTGTGCAGAGGACTTCAACAGCTTTTTCAATATTGGGAATGAAGGGAGTGAGTGACAAGTGCCTGCTCAAGGAGTTGGATATTATATTCAGACCGGTGGAGTCTGATGTTTGTCATGCTGTAGAAAGGCAAATATGCATGTCCCCTATACTATACAAATAAACTAGAATCATAGCAAAAACATCTTTCCTCAAGTCACTTTACCAGCATCATCTTTTCCCATCTTTGTCTGTATCCCCAATATGTTGGATCAGTCATTGCTTTGGAAagaatttgttatattttccaCTTCTTGCACAAAGTCCAGACCATTGATCATATACTTCTCTCCATTCGAACTGGTAGGACAGCAACAAagaacagtttttacaaaagagactgtttgttgtttttagaaaTCTACATTGATTACAATTAGTTTCTAAGGATGTTCAATATGGATTTGGATTTTCTCTGAATCCAAACAGACTGTGGATTCTGTCCTCTGCCTTTTAAAGCCTACATTGAAAAGAGTTCCCGAACATTGGCTTGAATATTAGAGGTTTTCTATGAGATATTccttaaagtattttatttactgtgttttatgatTTAGGCCTGTTTAAATGACCATACTTAACTTAGCAGAACCCATTACATAATACACATAACCCAGTAAACTGTGGCTCCCTTATAAGATGACTTAAAGATAAAGCTACAGGAGGTTTTGATTGATAAAAGACTCCCAACACAAAGCTCCgttgttttatttcttcctctCGTTCTCTCTCCACCGGCAGGTACTATATGCTCCTGGGTGGTCATATTTATTCTTCCCATCAACAGCGCTCTGAACCCCATCCTTTACACGCTGACCACACGGCCTTTCAAAGAGACCATTCTGCAGGTGTGGGCTAACTACAGGCAGAAGAGGCCCCTCCTCAGCGCCCAGCCAGTTCGTCCGCCGTCACTCACCTGGCAGGAAATGTGGCCCCTGCAAGAGAACAGCCACAGCTTCACCCCGGGGCTCCCTCCGGAAATGACAGGCACAATAGCCAAGCTCACCCCTGTGGAAAATACCGGCGATGGATACAATGACATTACTCCCTGCTCTCAGCAGCAGAAGCAACAGACAGTCCTGTCGGTGTtctcacagaaacaaacagtggccgacacacctacacacaaccACATGTACACACCGACGAACGAAGAAACTAACAATTAGAGCATTGATCTGATCATCATGTCATCACCTCAACGAAGTACACGCAATTCAGGttcattcattttgtaaaaaaaaaaaaaagccctttttAAAGGGACAGTCTATGATTTGTGCTGagatttctctttgtgtttgaaaATCATTAGTATTCATTAGTGTTTTTAGAAATCCCATTGTGCACATGCAGCAGCCTTCACAGTCACTCACTGCAGAAATCCCTTaaacagcagtagcagcagtccCTCTAATGAAGACTACATGCTGGCTCCAAAAAAATCTCTTATCAATACAGAGCAGAAGCCTTGTCCCCACTTGCGGTGAGACTTTTCTTTCCACGGGCTTTCATTGGTCAGTACACTTTCTCACAGACGGCATCATTCCttcttaaagctacaacatgATAATCTATTTTGTCCATGATCAGAGCTGAATACTAATCTATTACAATACTGGCAATTACAATTCGGAAAACTTagcaattttaataataataggaGGTAGAAATACAACTACTACTTCTGCTAATGTTTTACTGCACTGCTGTAGCTAATGTTCTATGGAgcaaatttttatatttttgcagagTTTGGACAAAAACAATCCGTGTCGAACTGTTTAGAAATGGCACTGAAAGAAACCTGCTACCAGATGCTTTTATAGTTGAGACAACAGAACTTTACATACTTTGTGTGACTTTGTAGCATTTTCCCATTAAGGTAAATATTAACTTTAGTGATCAATCAGTATATTATTTATGGCACTTCAAAACAGTATAGACTATTTTCAGCCTTATTCATCTCTCCATTCCAACTTCCTTCCCTTAAACCATATTAGATTTTCTTGTATAAAAATATGGTCTTTGCTCCCGTAGGTTTTCCACTTTATCAGGTTTATTCATTTCctcagtttgtgtcttttttttttttaacttcagttGAACCCTCCACAAATGTGTGCCACACTTTTGCAAACTGTAGTCAGCCCTGTACTGTTCTCTGTGTTCATCTGGGATTTCTGTGCCATTCAAGAAAGAAGGCCAGTAAAACCCCCAAGGGTCCTTACCAAATGGCAGCATTGGACAATACTGACTGCTCTGAGCGATATTACATCAGCTCCAGGTAACTCAGTGTTACATCAGCTGTGTGCAACTTACCTTATTTCCACTGGCTCCGGTTTATTAGCAAAAGAGGCTCATAGGTTTGCATTTTCCTGTCATTAAAACTGGGCAGACATTGTGACTCTTTATTACTCTTACTGTgttaaaactgaacattttaattGTCTTTAATTGCCATAGGACATTACTTCAACAATGAATAGAATGAAGGAACCAAATTAGCCAAAGGTGGCTGAGAGCTGCAGACAGTATGTTTCCGTTCAGCAGACAAGTTCAGTCTCATATCACAGCATTCTAGTTTTATAGGTTTGGCTGCaaattttgtttactttaacCCAATTTTTATTATATAGCACCAATCCTCTCAAGGCTCTAGTATTAAGGTCAAGACCTTACAATCGCCCTTGAACAAGAACTAGGTGACAGTGGGGaagaaaactccctttaattgAAGACCCCTCCAACTGAACTAGGGAAGAAGGTGGGTGGTTGAAAGCAGCAAGAAGCAACAGGAAACTGGACAAGTTGATAAGGCCAgaacgtgcacacacacacacacacacacagctcagaaGCTGAGGAAGActgagagaaagacacacaacTATGGGCAAAAGAAGACAGTGCTAATGATGTAATGGTGGCAAATAGCTCTAAGCATAGTGGTAAAAGTGGCGTCTGCCTCCAAAacctgaactgggagctggtttttTGGAAACACAAGGAACCAGAAGTAGACCTGCACTTTGAGAACAAAGTATTctaagcataaaaaaaaaaaaaaaattatccacTACTGttagaaaattatattaaaaataatataggGCTTTAAAATATTGAAGTAATGTTAAGAGGTCTTTTGGCCAGCTATGTGGGAACTGCTCAAACTGCAGAGAGCCGACCAAACTTAGACTGAAGGTCTCTGCTTAATGTATCACAGTGAGCTGCTGCCTCTTTTAGTGGCTTATACATTTGATAGAACAAGTTATAAATATGACTCCTTTTATGTGTTAAACCAGTGACCCAAGTAAAATTCAGTCCCTGCTGTTTTTGCAGCTTTCATTGATTGCAGTGGCAGCGCTCTTTCAGTAGGCATGACAAGCCTTCGTTGCGTTGCACCATAATTACTCTCTTCTGCCCCCTGTTTTCATGATTTAAGTTCTGATTCTAAGACATTAGAAGTCTGTTCTCAGAAAGATGTCATTAAAATGTGAGCAGAATAGTGATAACTTGACATGATGAATTTCTATTAGAGCACTAGtgcttttgtcatttctttgcACATGATTTTGGCTTTTGAGTTTTACGCAATATTAATTTtgactgaaattatttttggccACCCATCAAAAGACTAAATTATGTTTCAATTATTTTGTTCTTGCTTGCAATGCAAATGCTGGCTGAGCCAGACTACTGTAGGTAGTTCCCTACTGACTGCTACTGGCACAGGACAAGTTCCAAttagtttaaaattaaagttacagAAAGCTGCATGCATCAGGGTACAGTATTGTACTGTCTCTATATATAACAactcaacaaaatgacaaagcatTGTCCCATGTGA
This window encodes:
- the rxfp1 gene encoding relaxin receptor 1 isoform X1 — translated: MQVYVAVILACGVSALNLTEEKGDCPLGYFPCGNLTTCLPQLLHCNGIDDCGNQADEENCGDNNGWPHLFDKYFGMPSYNTGTKSNVCLLGIVPELCQCRDLELDCDGARLRDVPVVAMNVTMMSLQRNHLQQLRANTFLKYQSLQKLYLQYNRIHSVNPDAFRGLYNLTRLYLSYNRISALMPGVFRDLHKLEWLYVYFLLNKKKYKYKHGLHTILRYFTFCKYWAAVGRELCDEYFLQIFFFLYTGNVSQPYILKVFLWNQYTANDGETISCFFVFFYRILENNNIHQISSTTFSGLNSLVLLVLLNNSLTRLDDICQQMPRLNWLDLEGNLIETIGNVSFCSCSMLTVLVLQRNRISHIHEQAFSVLQKLGELDLSNNRLMAIPPNLFVLLGDLLQLNISYNPIVELQDDHFDKLHKLKSLSIEGIEIGNIQRRMFEPLKYLTHIYFKKFQYCGYAPHVRSCKPNTDGISSFEDLLANIVLRVFVWVVSAATCFGNLFVICMRSYIRSENKLHAMCIISLCCADGLMGIYLFMIGAYDLKFRGEYNRHAQAWMDSGQCQVIGSLAMLSTEVSVLLLTYLTLEKYICIVYPFKYLTPGRRRTVTILLSIWVFGFIIAFLPLVCKGLFRNFYGTNGVCFPLHSEQPETLWAHVYSIVIFLGLNLVAFLIIVLSYASMFYNIQRTGTQTTKYSNHIKKEVTIAKRFFSIVITDSLCWIPIFVLKILSLLQVEIPGTICSWVVIFILPINSALNPILYTLTTRPFKETILQVWANYRQKRPLLSAQPVRPPSLTWQEMWPLQENSHSFTPGLPPEMTGTIAKLTPVENTGDGYNDITPCSQQQKQQTVLSVFSQKQTVADTPTHNHMYTPTNEETNN
- the rxfp1 gene encoding relaxin receptor 1 isoform X2, with protein sequence MQVYVAVILACGVSALNLTEEKGDCPLGYFPCGNLTTCLPQLLHCNGIDDCGNQADEENCGDNNGWPHLFDKYFGMPSYNTGTKSNVCLLGIVPELCQCRDLELDCDGARLRDVPVVAMNVTMMSLQRNHLQQLRANTFLKYQSLQKLYLQYNRIHSVNPDAFRGLYNLTRLYLSYNRISALMPGVFRDLHKLEWLILENNNIHQISSTTFSGLNSLVLLVLLNNSLTRLDDICQQMPRLNWLDLEGNLIETIGNVSFCSCSMLTVLVLQRNRISHIHEQAFSVLQKLGELDLSNNRLMAIPPNLFVLLGDLLQLNISYNPIVELQDDHFDKLHKLKSLSIEGIEIGNIQRRMFEPLKYLTHIYFKKFQYCGYAPHVRSCKPNTDGISSFEDLLANIVLRVFVWVVSAATCFGNLFVICMRSYIRSENKLHAMCIISLCCADGLMGIYLFMIGAYDLKFRGEYNRHAQAWMDSGQCQVIGSLAMLSTEVSVLLLTYLTLEKYICIVYPFKYLTPGRRRTVTILLSIWVFGFIIAFLPLVCKGLFRNFYGTNGVCFPLHSEQPETLWAHVYSIVIFLGLNLVAFLIIVLSYASMFYNIQRTGTQTTKYSNHIKKEVTIAKRFFSIVITDSLCWIPIFVLKILSLLQVEIPGTICSWVVIFILPINSALNPILYTLTTRPFKETILQVWANYRQKRPLLSAQPVRPPSLTWQEMWPLQENSHSFTPGLPPEMTGTIAKLTPVENTGDGYNDITPCSQQQKQQTVLSVFSQKQTVADTPTHNHMYTPTNEETNN